A genome region from Tursiops truncatus isolate mTurTru1 chromosome 15, mTurTru1.mat.Y, whole genome shotgun sequence includes the following:
- the CASKIN1 gene encoding caskin-1 isoform X3, whose protein sequence is MGKEQELVQAVKAEDVGTAQRLLQRPRPGKAKLLGSTKKINVNFQDPDGFSALHHAALNGNTELITLLLEAQAAVDIKDNKGMRPLHYAAWQGRKEPMKLVLKAGSAVNVPSDEGHIPLHLAAQHGHYDVSEMLLQHQSNPCMVDNSGKTPLDLACEFGRVGVVQLLLSSNMCAALLEPRPGDTTNPNGTSPLHLAAKNGHIDIIRLLLQAGIDINRQTKSGTALHEAALCGKTEVVRLLLDNGINAHVRNTYSQTALDIVHQFTTSQASKEIKQLLRALQVRATKDYCNNYDLTSLNVKAGDIITVLEQHPDGRWKGCIHDNRTGNDRVGYFPSSLGEAIIKRAAGSRAGAEPSPPQGCSSAGPSAPPEEIWVLRKPFAGGDRSGSLSSVASGRSSGGHTLHAGSEGVKLLATVLSQKSVSDSSPGDSPVKPPEGSSGATRSQTPVTHAGQVYGEQPSKKLETASEGKGAEAVSQWLATFQLQLYAPNFISAGYDLPTISRMTPEDLTAIGVTKPGHRKKITAEISGLSIPDWLPEHKPANLAMWLSMIGLAQYYKVLVDNGYENIDFITDITWEDLQEIGITKLGHQKKLMLAVRKLAELQKAEYAKYEGGPLRRKVPQSLEVMAIESPPPPEPAPADCQSPKMTTFQDSELSGELQAALTGPAEGAAAAAAPTEKPSNHLPPTPRASMRQEPSLGGRARHMSSSQELLGDGPPGPGSPMSRSQEYLLEEGPAPGTPPKEARPSRHGHSVKRASVPPVPGKPRQVLPPGTSHFTPPQTPTKARPGSPQALGGPHGPAPATAKVKPTPQLLPPMERPMSPRSLPQSPTHRGFAYVLPQPVESETGPAAPGPAPAAMPTPVPTLCLPPEADMESGRPKKRAHSLNRYAASDSEPERDELLVPATVGPYATVQRRVGRSHSVRAPAGADKNVNRSQSFAVRPRKKGPPPPPPKRSSSSMASANLADESVPDAETEVAGAEDGRLGVRAQRRRASDLAGSVDTGSAGSVKSIAAMLELSSIGGGGRAARRPPEGHPMLRPASPEPGRVATVLASVKHKEAIGPDGEVVNRRRTLSGPVTGLLATARRGPGEPGGPADHGHVVEDGATRQRPRGPAKGEAGVEGPPLARVEASATLKRRIRAKQSQQENVKFILTESDTVKRRPKAKEREAGPEPPLPPLSVYQNGTGTVRRRPASEQAGPPELPPPPPPAEPPPSDLLHLPPLPPPDSDARKPAKPPVSPKPILAQPVPKIQGSPTPASKKVPLPGPGSPEVKRAHGTPPPVSPKPPPPPTAPKPAKAAAGLQSGSASPSPSPARQPPAALTKPASTPPSLSASPARPPSPGVPALHVPAKPPRAAAAVAGPPAAPDGASPGDSARQKLEETSACLAAALQAVEEKIRQEDAQGSRPSAAEKSTGSILDDIGSMFDDLADQLDAMLE, encoded by the exons GCATGCGGCCGCTACACTATGCGGCCTGGCAGGGCCGGAAGGAGCCCATGAAGCTGGTGCTGAAGGCAGGCTCAGCGGTGAATGTCCCGTCTGATGAGGGCCACATCCCCCTGCACTTGGCGGCCCAGCATGGTCACTACGACGTG TCTGAGATGCTGCTCCAGCACCAGTCCAACCCGTGCATGGTGGACAACTCGGGGAAGACGCCCCTGGACCTTGCCTGTGAGTTCGGCCGCGTTGGG GTGGTCCAGCTGCTCCTGAGCAGCAACATGTGTGCGGCCTTGCTAGAGCCCCGGCCAGGGGACACCACCAACCCCAATGGCACCAGCCCCCTGCACCTGGCAGCCAAGAACGGCCACATCGACATCATCAG ACTCCTCCTCCAAGCTGGCATTGACATTAACCGCCAGACCAAGTCCGGCACGGCCCTGCACGAGGCCGCACTCTGTGGGAAGACGGAAGTGGTTCGGCTGCTGCTCGAT AACGGGATCAATGCCCACGTGAGGAACACCTACAGCCAGACAGCCCTGGACATCGTGCACCAATTCACCACCTCCCAGGCCAGCAAGGAGATCAAGCAGCTGCTGCGAG CCCTGCAGGTCCGGGCAACCAAGGATTATTGCAACAATTACGACCTGACCAGCCTCAATGTGAAAGCCGGGGACATTATCACA GTCCTCGAGCAGCATCCAGACGGCCGGTGGAAGGGCTGTATCCATGACAACAGGACAGGCAATGACCGTGTGGGCtacttcccttcctccctgggcGAGGCCATCATCAAGCGAGCAG CAGGTTCCCGAGCAGGCGCCGAACCAAGCCCACCCCAGGGATGCAGCTCAGCAGGGCCCTCTGCACCTCCCGAGGAGATCTGGGTGCTGAGGAAGCCATTTGCAG GCGGGGACCGCAGTGGCAGCTTGAGCAGTGTGGCCAGTGGCCGGAGCAGCGGGGGCCACACCCTGCACGCAGGCTCTGAAGGGGTCAAG CTCCTGGCCACGGTGCTCTCCCAGAAGTCTGTCTCCGACTCCAGCCCCGGGGACAGTCCTGTCAAGCCTCCGGAGGGCTCTTCAG GTGCCACCCGGTCCCAGACTCCAGTGACCCATGCTGGGCAGGTCTATGGGGAGCAGCCATCCAAAAAGCTGGAGACAGCATCGGAGGGCAAG GGCGCCGAGGCTGTCAGCCAGTGGCTTGCCACGTTCCAGCTGCAGCTCTACGCCCCCAACTTCATCAGCGCCGGCTATGACCTGCCCACCATCAGCCGCATGACCCCTGAG GACCTCACGGCCATCGGGGTCACCAAGCCAGGCCACCGGAAGAAGATCACTGCAGAGATCAGCGGCCTGAGCATCCCCGACTGGCTGCCTGAGCACAAACCC GCTAACCTGGCCATGTGGCTGTCCATGATTGGCCTGGCTCAGTACTACAAGGTGCTGGTGGACAACGGCTACGAGAACATCGACTTCATCACCGACATCACCTGGGAAGACCTGCAGGAGATCGGCATCACCAAGCTGG GACACCAGAAGAAGTTGATGCTGGCAGTGAGGAAACTGGCAGAGCTGCAGAAGGCAGAGTACGCCAAGTATGAGGGGGGACCCCTGCGCCGGAAGGTACCACAGTCACTTGAAGTGATGGCCATCGAGTCGCCACCCCCACCCGAGCCTGCCCCGGCTGACTGCCAGTCTCCTAAGATGACCACCTTCCAGGACAGTGAGCTCAGCGGTGAGCTGCAGGCTGCCCTGACGGGCCCGGCTGAAGgggctgccgctgccgctgccccTACTGAGAAGCCCTCCAACCACCTGCCACCCACCCCAAGGGCCTCCATGCGGCAGGAGCCCAGCCTGGGTGGGCGGGCACGGCACATGAGCAGTTCTCAGGAGCTGCTGGGCGACgggcccccagggcctggcagcccCATGTCACGAAGCCAGGAGTACCTGCTGGAGGAGGGGCCGGCCCCGGGTACCCCCCCCAAGGAGGCCCGGCCCAGCCGCCACGGCCACAGCGTCAAGCGGGCCAGTGtgcccccagtgcctggcaagCCGCGGCAGGTCCTTCCACCAGGTACCAGCCACTTCACGCCCCCCCAGACTCCCACAAAAGCCCGGCCAGGCTCCCCGCAAGCCCTGGGGGGGCCTCATGGTCCAGCCCCAGCCACAGCCAAGGTGAAGCCCACCCCACAGCTGCTGCCACCGATGGAGCGACCCATGTCACCCCGCTCGCTGCCTCAGTCACCCACACACCGTGGCTTTGCCTACGTGCTGCCCCAACCCGTGGAGAGCGAGACAGGGCCGGCTGCTCCGGGGCCTGCGCCTGCGGCCATGCCCACGCCTGTGCCCACGCTGTGCCTGCCCCCTGAGGCCGACATGGAGTCAGGGCGGCCCAAGAAGCGTGCCCACAGCCTGAATCGCTATGCGGCGTCTGACAGCGAGCCGGAGCGGGACGAGCTGCTGGTGCCGGCCACGGTGGGGCCCTACGCCACAGTCCAGCGGCGCGTGGGCCGCAGCCACTCGGTGCGGGCACCTGCTGGCGCTGACAAGAACGTCAACCGCAGCCAGTCGTTCGCTGTGCGGCCGCGAAAGAagggcccccccccacccccacccaagcGCTCCAGCTCATCCATGGCCAGTGCCAACCTGGCTGATGAGTCAGTGCCAGATGCGGAGACTGAGGTGGCTGGGGCTGAGGACGGCCGGCTGGGGGTCCGGGCACAGCGCCGGCGGGCTAGTGACCTGGCTGGCAGTGTGGACACAGGAAGCGCTGGCAGCGTGAAGAGCATTGCAGCCATGCTCGAGCTGTCATCCATTGGGGGTGGGGGCCGGGCAGCCCGCAGGCCCCCTGAGGGCCACCCCATGCTTCGCCCCGCCAGCCCAGAGCCAGGCCGGGTGGCAACGGTGTTGGCCTCGGTGAAGCACAAGGAGGCCATTGGGCCTGACGGCGAGGTGGTGAACCGGCGCCGCACACTGAGTGGGCCTGTCACAGGACTTCTGGCCACTGCTCGCCGGGGTCCGGGAGAGCCAGGGGGGCCTGCAGATCACGGCCACGTTGTGGAAGATGGCGCTACCCGGCAGCGGCCTCGAGGTCCAGCCAAGGGTGAGGCGGGTGTGGAGGGCCCACCACTGGCCAGGGTGGAGGCCAGTGCCACGCTCAAGAGGCGCATCCGAGCCAAGCAGAGCCAGCAGGAGAATGTCAAGTTCATCCTCACTGAGTCCGACACGGTCAAGCGCCGGCCCAAGGCCAAGGAGAGGGAGGCAGGTCCCGAGCCTCCCCTACCACCACTGTCCGTGTACCAGAATGGAACAGGCACTGTGCGCCGCCGTCCGGCCTCTGAGCAGGCTGGGCCCCCAGAGCTGCCCCCGCCACCGCCACCCGCTGAGCCCCCGCCCTCTGACCTGTTGCACCTGCCCCCGCTGCCCCCGCCAGACAGTGATGCCCGGAAGCCGGCCAAGCCACCTGTCTCTCCCAAGCCCATTCTGGCTCAGCCCGTGCCCAAGATCCAGGGCTCACCCACACCTGCCTCCAAGAAGGTGCCACTGCCAGGTCCTGGCAGCCCAG AGGTGAAGCGTGCCCACGGCACGCCGCCGCCCGTGTCTCCCAAGCCGCCACCACCGCCCACGGCGCCCAAGCCGGCCAAGGCAGCGGCGGGGCTGCAGTCGGGCAGCGCCAGCCCGTCGCCCTCGCCGGCACGCCAGCCGCCTGCTGCCCTCACCAAGCCCGCCAGCACGCCACCCTCGCTGAGTGCCAGCCCGGCCAGGCCCCCGTCCCCCGGTGTGCCCGCGCTGCACGTGCCCGCCAAGCCGCCGCGCGCTGCTGCAGCGGTAGCCGGGCCCCCCGCCGCGCCCGACGGCGCCTCGCCGGGGGACAGCGCCAGGCAGAAGCTTGAGGAGACAAGCGCGTGCCTGGCGGCGGCGCTGCAAGCCGTAGAAGAGAAGATCCGGCAGGAGGACGCGCAAGGCTCGCG
- the CASKIN1 gene encoding caskin-1 isoform X1: MGKEQELVQAVKAEDVGTAQRLLQRPRPGKAKLLGSTKKINVNFQDPDGFSALHHAALNGNTELITLLLEAQAAVDIKDNKGMRPLHYAAWQGRKEPMKLVLKAGSAVNVPSDEGHIPLHLAAQHGHYDVSEMLLQHQSNPCMVDNSGKTPLDLACEFGRVGVVQLLLSSNMCAALLEPRPGDTTNPNGTSPLHLAAKNGHIDIIRLLLQAGIDINRQTKSGTALHEAALCGKTEVVRLLLDNGINAHVRNTYSQTALDIVHQFTTSQASKEIKQLLREASAALQVRATKDYCNNYDLTSLNVKAGDIITVLEQHPDGRWKGCIHDNRTGNDRVGYFPSSLGEAIIKRAAGSRAGAEPSPPQGCSSAGPSAPPEEIWVLRKPFAGGDRSGSLSSVASGRSSGGHTLHAGSEGVKLLATVLSQKSVSDSSPGDSPVKPPEGSSGATRSQTPVTHAGQVYGEQPSKKLETASEGKGAEAVSQWLATFQLQLYAPNFISAGYDLPTISRMTPEDLTAIGVTKPGHRKKITAEISGLSIPDWLPEHKPANLAMWLSMIGLAQYYKVLVDNGYENIDFITDITWEDLQEIGITKLGHQKKLMLAVRKLAELQKAEYAKYEGGPLRRKVPQSLEVMAIESPPPPEPAPADCQSPKMTTFQDSELSGELQAALTGPAEGAAAAAAPTEKPSNHLPPTPRASMRQEPSLGGRARHMSSSQELLGDGPPGPGSPMSRSQEYLLEEGPAPGTPPKEARPSRHGHSVKRASVPPVPGKPRQVLPPGTSHFTPPQTPTKARPGSPQALGGPHGPAPATAKVKPTPQLLPPMERPMSPRSLPQSPTHRGFAYVLPQPVESETGPAAPGPAPAAMPTPVPTLCLPPEADMESGRPKKRAHSLNRYAASDSEPERDELLVPATVGPYATVQRRVGRSHSVRAPAGADKNVNRSQSFAVRPRKKGPPPPPPKRSSSSMASANLADESVPDAETEVAGAEDGRLGVRAQRRRASDLAGSVDTGSAGSVKSIAAMLELSSIGGGGRAARRPPEGHPMLRPASPEPGRVATVLASVKHKEAIGPDGEVVNRRRTLSGPVTGLLATARRGPGEPGGPADHGHVVEDGATRQRPRGPAKGEAGVEGPPLARVEASATLKRRIRAKQSQQENVKFILTESDTVKRRPKAKEREAGPEPPLPPLSVYQNGTGTVRRRPASEQAGPPELPPPPPPAEPPPSDLLHLPPLPPPDSDARKPAKPPVSPKPILAQPVPKIQGSPTPASKKVPLPGPGSPEVKRAHGTPPPVSPKPPPPPTAPKPAKAAAGLQSGSASPSPSPARQPPAALTKPASTPPSLSASPARPPSPGVPALHVPAKPPRAAAAVAGPPAAPDGASPGDSARQKLEETSACLAAALQAVEEKIRQEDAQGSRPSAAEKSTGSILDDIGSMFDDLADQLDAMLE; this comes from the exons GCATGCGGCCGCTACACTATGCGGCCTGGCAGGGCCGGAAGGAGCCCATGAAGCTGGTGCTGAAGGCAGGCTCAGCGGTGAATGTCCCGTCTGATGAGGGCCACATCCCCCTGCACTTGGCGGCCCAGCATGGTCACTACGACGTG TCTGAGATGCTGCTCCAGCACCAGTCCAACCCGTGCATGGTGGACAACTCGGGGAAGACGCCCCTGGACCTTGCCTGTGAGTTCGGCCGCGTTGGG GTGGTCCAGCTGCTCCTGAGCAGCAACATGTGTGCGGCCTTGCTAGAGCCCCGGCCAGGGGACACCACCAACCCCAATGGCACCAGCCCCCTGCACCTGGCAGCCAAGAACGGCCACATCGACATCATCAG ACTCCTCCTCCAAGCTGGCATTGACATTAACCGCCAGACCAAGTCCGGCACGGCCCTGCACGAGGCCGCACTCTGTGGGAAGACGGAAGTGGTTCGGCTGCTGCTCGAT AACGGGATCAATGCCCACGTGAGGAACACCTACAGCCAGACAGCCCTGGACATCGTGCACCAATTCACCACCTCCCAGGCCAGCAAGGAGATCAAGCAGCTGCTGCGAG AGGCCTCGGCAGCCCTGCAGGTCCGGGCAACCAAGGATTATTGCAACAATTACGACCTGACCAGCCTCAATGTGAAAGCCGGGGACATTATCACA GTCCTCGAGCAGCATCCAGACGGCCGGTGGAAGGGCTGTATCCATGACAACAGGACAGGCAATGACCGTGTGGGCtacttcccttcctccctgggcGAGGCCATCATCAAGCGAGCAG CAGGTTCCCGAGCAGGCGCCGAACCAAGCCCACCCCAGGGATGCAGCTCAGCAGGGCCCTCTGCACCTCCCGAGGAGATCTGGGTGCTGAGGAAGCCATTTGCAG GCGGGGACCGCAGTGGCAGCTTGAGCAGTGTGGCCAGTGGCCGGAGCAGCGGGGGCCACACCCTGCACGCAGGCTCTGAAGGGGTCAAG CTCCTGGCCACGGTGCTCTCCCAGAAGTCTGTCTCCGACTCCAGCCCCGGGGACAGTCCTGTCAAGCCTCCGGAGGGCTCTTCAG GTGCCACCCGGTCCCAGACTCCAGTGACCCATGCTGGGCAGGTCTATGGGGAGCAGCCATCCAAAAAGCTGGAGACAGCATCGGAGGGCAAG GGCGCCGAGGCTGTCAGCCAGTGGCTTGCCACGTTCCAGCTGCAGCTCTACGCCCCCAACTTCATCAGCGCCGGCTATGACCTGCCCACCATCAGCCGCATGACCCCTGAG GACCTCACGGCCATCGGGGTCACCAAGCCAGGCCACCGGAAGAAGATCACTGCAGAGATCAGCGGCCTGAGCATCCCCGACTGGCTGCCTGAGCACAAACCC GCTAACCTGGCCATGTGGCTGTCCATGATTGGCCTGGCTCAGTACTACAAGGTGCTGGTGGACAACGGCTACGAGAACATCGACTTCATCACCGACATCACCTGGGAAGACCTGCAGGAGATCGGCATCACCAAGCTGG GACACCAGAAGAAGTTGATGCTGGCAGTGAGGAAACTGGCAGAGCTGCAGAAGGCAGAGTACGCCAAGTATGAGGGGGGACCCCTGCGCCGGAAGGTACCACAGTCACTTGAAGTGATGGCCATCGAGTCGCCACCCCCACCCGAGCCTGCCCCGGCTGACTGCCAGTCTCCTAAGATGACCACCTTCCAGGACAGTGAGCTCAGCGGTGAGCTGCAGGCTGCCCTGACGGGCCCGGCTGAAGgggctgccgctgccgctgccccTACTGAGAAGCCCTCCAACCACCTGCCACCCACCCCAAGGGCCTCCATGCGGCAGGAGCCCAGCCTGGGTGGGCGGGCACGGCACATGAGCAGTTCTCAGGAGCTGCTGGGCGACgggcccccagggcctggcagcccCATGTCACGAAGCCAGGAGTACCTGCTGGAGGAGGGGCCGGCCCCGGGTACCCCCCCCAAGGAGGCCCGGCCCAGCCGCCACGGCCACAGCGTCAAGCGGGCCAGTGtgcccccagtgcctggcaagCCGCGGCAGGTCCTTCCACCAGGTACCAGCCACTTCACGCCCCCCCAGACTCCCACAAAAGCCCGGCCAGGCTCCCCGCAAGCCCTGGGGGGGCCTCATGGTCCAGCCCCAGCCACAGCCAAGGTGAAGCCCACCCCACAGCTGCTGCCACCGATGGAGCGACCCATGTCACCCCGCTCGCTGCCTCAGTCACCCACACACCGTGGCTTTGCCTACGTGCTGCCCCAACCCGTGGAGAGCGAGACAGGGCCGGCTGCTCCGGGGCCTGCGCCTGCGGCCATGCCCACGCCTGTGCCCACGCTGTGCCTGCCCCCTGAGGCCGACATGGAGTCAGGGCGGCCCAAGAAGCGTGCCCACAGCCTGAATCGCTATGCGGCGTCTGACAGCGAGCCGGAGCGGGACGAGCTGCTGGTGCCGGCCACGGTGGGGCCCTACGCCACAGTCCAGCGGCGCGTGGGCCGCAGCCACTCGGTGCGGGCACCTGCTGGCGCTGACAAGAACGTCAACCGCAGCCAGTCGTTCGCTGTGCGGCCGCGAAAGAagggcccccccccacccccacccaagcGCTCCAGCTCATCCATGGCCAGTGCCAACCTGGCTGATGAGTCAGTGCCAGATGCGGAGACTGAGGTGGCTGGGGCTGAGGACGGCCGGCTGGGGGTCCGGGCACAGCGCCGGCGGGCTAGTGACCTGGCTGGCAGTGTGGACACAGGAAGCGCTGGCAGCGTGAAGAGCATTGCAGCCATGCTCGAGCTGTCATCCATTGGGGGTGGGGGCCGGGCAGCCCGCAGGCCCCCTGAGGGCCACCCCATGCTTCGCCCCGCCAGCCCAGAGCCAGGCCGGGTGGCAACGGTGTTGGCCTCGGTGAAGCACAAGGAGGCCATTGGGCCTGACGGCGAGGTGGTGAACCGGCGCCGCACACTGAGTGGGCCTGTCACAGGACTTCTGGCCACTGCTCGCCGGGGTCCGGGAGAGCCAGGGGGGCCTGCAGATCACGGCCACGTTGTGGAAGATGGCGCTACCCGGCAGCGGCCTCGAGGTCCAGCCAAGGGTGAGGCGGGTGTGGAGGGCCCACCACTGGCCAGGGTGGAGGCCAGTGCCACGCTCAAGAGGCGCATCCGAGCCAAGCAGAGCCAGCAGGAGAATGTCAAGTTCATCCTCACTGAGTCCGACACGGTCAAGCGCCGGCCCAAGGCCAAGGAGAGGGAGGCAGGTCCCGAGCCTCCCCTACCACCACTGTCCGTGTACCAGAATGGAACAGGCACTGTGCGCCGCCGTCCGGCCTCTGAGCAGGCTGGGCCCCCAGAGCTGCCCCCGCCACCGCCACCCGCTGAGCCCCCGCCCTCTGACCTGTTGCACCTGCCCCCGCTGCCCCCGCCAGACAGTGATGCCCGGAAGCCGGCCAAGCCACCTGTCTCTCCCAAGCCCATTCTGGCTCAGCCCGTGCCCAAGATCCAGGGCTCACCCACACCTGCCTCCAAGAAGGTGCCACTGCCAGGTCCTGGCAGCCCAG AGGTGAAGCGTGCCCACGGCACGCCGCCGCCCGTGTCTCCCAAGCCGCCACCACCGCCCACGGCGCCCAAGCCGGCCAAGGCAGCGGCGGGGCTGCAGTCGGGCAGCGCCAGCCCGTCGCCCTCGCCGGCACGCCAGCCGCCTGCTGCCCTCACCAAGCCCGCCAGCACGCCACCCTCGCTGAGTGCCAGCCCGGCCAGGCCCCCGTCCCCCGGTGTGCCCGCGCTGCACGTGCCCGCCAAGCCGCCGCGCGCTGCTGCAGCGGTAGCCGGGCCCCCCGCCGCGCCCGACGGCGCCTCGCCGGGGGACAGCGCCAGGCAGAAGCTTGAGGAGACAAGCGCGTGCCTGGCGGCGGCGCTGCAAGCCGTAGAAGAGAAGATCCGGCAGGAGGACGCGCAAGGCTCGCG